The Fibrobacter sp. UWB4 genome includes a window with the following:
- a CDS encoding BamA/TamA family outer membrane protein gives MILLICALLLFSALSYAENEEKHPWSVSIEGNKVFSNFQLNEQLDIPEEFGQLDTIKQDFLMRLSSENVRALYYSRGYYSLDLKLEINREPRSDGSLQRNYLITVKEGDCYRFNEAQIVSEDDEPIPVDVKSLKISQHKYYNQEDISEDLQEIQKAYRKQGNLHVYLSSEEHVDTTAKKINVIINVRPGPKVLMGNIITTTQRAVNKNDKKAAPEQGLSDTAWLSSLWRIPKGEVIDGNQYFNFKSKLYSTQLFTQVKLNDSLRADGLSDVHLDVIERVPGEARYGFFFEEIYGFGALAYADHKNFFGKFNEFSTSIQIAQHKQEITLGYANPLLFGTAFTFIPTAIRFVDRLSFNHEKINPPAYPDSVEERYEIINRGDLTFGITNNIRFRGTIDTRYVSKNEDKLFKLKGEIALTFDYTDDYFNPTKGIRVSPTAGLGTNFSDKTDYEDGRFYTYGEATMNLYSPLFWTLYGALSGSIGRFFNKGIEDDARVFYQGGSRSVRGFRFRSIYASYTSSDENGKEVINTALTPMYYRINEELRWTLPWKSLNKWQIVQFCDWAMVKDMKDDDYKDRQDGSLGLGIRYHWQFLTFRLDYAFKKGLTNWHKSEGFTWSRFAFDLSQAF, from the coding sequence ATGATTTTATTGATTTGCGCATTATTGTTATTTTCGGCGCTCTCGTATGCAGAAAACGAAGAAAAACATCCATGGTCTGTATCCATTGAGGGAAACAAGGTCTTCTCGAACTTTCAGTTAAACGAGCAGCTCGATATTCCCGAAGAATTTGGACAACTGGATACGATCAAGCAAGATTTTTTGATGCGCCTGTCATCAGAAAATGTTCGAGCACTTTATTACTCTCGTGGCTATTACAGCCTTGACTTAAAACTTGAAATCAATCGCGAACCACGCTCTGACGGAAGCCTGCAACGCAATTACCTGATTACGGTAAAAGAGGGCGACTGCTACCGATTTAATGAAGCCCAGATTGTCTCCGAAGATGACGAGCCCATCCCTGTAGACGTGAAATCCCTAAAAATTTCACAGCACAAGTATTACAATCAAGAAGACATTTCAGAAGATCTCCAGGAAATTCAGAAAGCCTACCGCAAACAAGGTAATTTACATGTTTATCTTTCATCGGAAGAACATGTCGATACCACCGCAAAAAAAATCAACGTCATCATCAATGTAAGGCCAGGCCCTAAAGTTTTGATGGGTAACATCATCACAACGACACAGCGCGCCGTTAACAAGAACGACAAGAAAGCGGCACCAGAACAGGGGCTTTCGGATACCGCATGGCTTTCATCGCTTTGGAGAATCCCTAAAGGAGAAGTCATTGACGGTAACCAATACTTTAACTTCAAAAGCAAGCTTTATTCTACACAGCTATTCACCCAAGTCAAGCTGAACGATTCTCTTCGTGCAGACGGGCTTTCGGACGTCCATCTCGATGTGATTGAACGTGTGCCAGGTGAAGCACGTTATGGATTTTTCTTTGAAGAAATTTACGGTTTTGGAGCACTCGCTTACGCAGACCACAAGAACTTTTTTGGAAAGTTCAATGAATTTTCGACAAGTATCCAGATTGCGCAACACAAACAGGAAATCACTCTTGGATACGCAAACCCGCTTTTATTCGGTACGGCATTTACATTCATCCCGACTGCCATCCGCTTTGTAGACCGCCTTTCATTCAACCATGAAAAGATCAATCCACCTGCATATCCAGACAGTGTCGAAGAGCGTTACGAAATAATCAACCGCGGGGACTTAACCTTCGGCATTACGAATAACATCAGATTCCGTGGAACGATCGATACCCGATACGTGAGCAAAAACGAAGACAAGCTTTTCAAGCTCAAGGGCGAAATAGCCTTGACATTTGACTATACTGACGATTACTTCAACCCGACAAAGGGCATCCGAGTGTCACCTACAGCAGGTCTTGGAACAAACTTTAGCGACAAAACAGATTACGAAGACGGACGCTTTTACACATATGGCGAAGCGACCATGAACCTATACTCGCCGCTTTTCTGGACTCTATACGGTGCACTCAGCGGAAGTATTGGAAGATTTTTCAACAAAGGCATTGAAGACGATGCCCGTGTATTTTATCAAGGTGGTTCCCGTTCTGTACGCGGATTCCGTTTCCGCAGCATTTACGCAAGCTACACAAGCTCCGATGAAAATGGCAAAGAAGTCATTAACACGGCACTTACGCCGATGTATTACCGCATCAACGAGGAACTCCGCTGGACGCTCCCGTGGAAATCCTTAAACAAATGGCAAATCGTGCAATTCTGCGACTGGGCCATGGTCAAGGACATGAAGGACGACGACTACAAGGATAGGCAAGACGGAAGCCTTGGACTTGGAATCCGTTACCACTGGCAGTTCCTTACATTCCGCCTAGATTATGCATTCAAGAAAGGGCTGACCAACTGGCACAAATCCGAAGGCTTTACCTGGAGCCGATTTGCATTTGACCTGTCGCAAGCGTTCTAA
- a CDS encoding ABC transporter ATP-binding protein translates to MIELDSVTFRYPKSTADALSNISLNIPQGSFFALVGPNGAGKTTLLRLLCGRLGSFKGSVKIDEALRNSAGFLNAEKYGVLLENPGVYPKLSIKEYLQYFTGFYGFGAEEWRENGAMLERCKSFAERLKLPPLEKRLETLSLGNRQKVQIVRALLHSPKLLILDEPVANLDPISRDTVWQLLDEWRKEENGTAIVCSHVLAEMDQWATDYAIIDCGRVLKSGRVADVGADTPSFKINAAGATLEQIRAALAAAGISADVNIERTSLSKLYRSIIQ, encoded by the coding sequence GTGATTGAACTTGATTCGGTGACATTCCGTTATCCGAAATCCACGGCAGATGCTCTGTCAAATATTTCTCTTAATATCCCGCAAGGGAGTTTCTTTGCGCTGGTTGGTCCTAATGGCGCTGGCAAGACAACTTTGTTGCGCTTGCTTTGCGGTCGCCTGGGATCATTCAAAGGCTCTGTCAAAATCGACGAAGCCTTGCGCAATTCTGCGGGATTCCTGAATGCCGAAAAGTACGGTGTGCTTCTTGAAAATCCAGGCGTTTATCCGAAGCTTTCCATCAAGGAATACCTCCAGTATTTTACGGGCTTTTATGGCTTTGGCGCAGAGGAATGGCGCGAAAATGGCGCGATGCTGGAGCGGTGCAAGTCTTTTGCTGAACGCCTCAAGTTGCCGCCTCTCGAAAAACGTTTGGAAACGCTCTCGCTCGGAAACCGCCAAAAAGTGCAAATTGTCCGTGCGCTTTTGCATAGTCCAAAGCTTTTGATTCTCGACGAGCCGGTCGCAAATCTCGATCCGATTTCAAGAGATACGGTCTGGCAACTGCTTGACGAATGGCGCAAAGAAGAAAACGGAACGGCGATTGTCTGCTCCCATGTGCTTGCCGAAATGGACCAGTGGGCAACGGATTACGCCATTATCGACTGCGGTCGCGTTCTGAAAAGTGGGCGAGTTGCCGATGTCGGAGCCGATACCCCTTCGTTTAAGATAAATGCAGCTGGCGCAACTCTAGAACAAATCCGCGCTGCCCTTGCCGCCGCCGGAATCTCCGCTGACGTTAATATCGAACGTACAAGCCTTTCAAAGCTTTATCGTTCAATCATTCAGTAA
- the glyA gene encoding serine hydroxymethyltransferase: protein MLKSTLQQTDPEIYNIIQKEAERQEYGIELIASENYTSKAVMEAMGSVLTNKYSEGYVGKRYYGGNEVIDEMEALAIDRCKKLFGCDHVNIQPLSGSPANAAVYFAVLKPGDKVLGLKLDHGGHLSHGHPVNFSGMLYNFVQYEVDKETGRIDMDKVREIALREKPKMILAGFSAYSRNLDWKRFKEIADEVGALTMADISHIAGLIAGKAIESPVPYFDIVTTTTHKTLRGPRSAIIMCKDRTIQKMVKGELKEVSLAKEIDKGVFPGMQGGPHDHINAGKAVAFLEALQPEFQVYAKNVIKNAQAMCAEMQKLGYKVISDGTDNHLIVVDMTSKGVSGKEAEVAMEKVGISCSRSTIPFDPRKPMDPSGVRLGTAAITTRGFDEEDTREVARIIDRAIQAKDDEAALAKIREDIVALCKKHPLYK, encoded by the coding sequence ATGCTTAAATCTACATTGCAACAGACCGATCCGGAAATCTATAACATCATCCAGAAGGAAGCCGAACGCCAGGAATATGGTATCGAACTTATCGCTTCTGAAAACTACACTTCCAAGGCTGTGATGGAAGCCATGGGTTCCGTCCTCACCAACAAGTACAGTGAAGGTTACGTTGGCAAGCGCTACTACGGCGGTAACGAAGTTATCGACGAAATGGAAGCTCTCGCTATCGATCGTTGCAAGAAGCTCTTTGGTTGCGATCACGTGAACATCCAGCCGCTTTCCGGTTCTCCGGCTAACGCTGCTGTTTACTTTGCCGTTCTTAAACCGGGTGACAAGGTCCTCGGCCTCAAGCTTGACCACGGTGGACACCTTTCTCACGGCCATCCGGTGAACTTCTCCGGTATGCTCTACAACTTCGTGCAGTACGAAGTCGATAAGGAAACTGGCCGCATCGACATGGACAAGGTTCGTGAAATTGCTCTCCGCGAAAAGCCGAAGATGATCCTCGCTGGTTTCTCTGCTTACAGCCGTAACCTCGACTGGAAGCGCTTCAAGGAAATCGCAGACGAAGTTGGCGCTCTCACGATGGCTGACATCTCTCACATTGCTGGTCTCATCGCCGGTAAGGCAATCGAATCTCCGGTGCCGTACTTCGACATCGTGACCACCACGACCCACAAGACTCTCCGTGGCCCGCGTTCCGCTATCATCATGTGCAAGGACCGCACGATCCAGAAGATGGTGAAGGGCGAACTCAAGGAAGTTTCTTTGGCCAAGGAAATCGACAAGGGCGTGTTCCCGGGCATGCAGGGTGGTCCGCATGACCACATCAACGCCGGTAAGGCCGTTGCTTTCCTCGAAGCTTTGCAGCCGGAATTCCAGGTTTATGCCAAGAACGTCATCAAGAACGCTCAGGCTATGTGCGCTGAAATGCAGAAGCTCGGCTACAAGGTCATCAGCGATGGCACCGACAACCACCTCATCGTTGTCGATATGACTTCTAAGGGCGTTTCCGGTAAGGAAGCCGAAGTTGCCATGGAAAAGGTCGGCATCTCCTGCAGCCGTTCTACGATTCCGTTCGATCCGCGCAAGCCGATGGACCCGTCCGGTGTTCGTCTCGGTACTGCCGCTATTACGACCCGTGGCTTCGACGAAGAAGACACCCGTGAAGTGGCTCGTATCATCGACCGTGCAATCCAGGCTAAGGACGACGAAGCTGCTCTCGCAAAGATCCGCGAAGACATCGTCGCTCTCTGCAAGAAGCACCCGCTTTATAAGTAA